The following DNA comes from Alnus glutinosa chromosome 6, dhAlnGlut1.1, whole genome shotgun sequence.
AGAACTTCCACCTCTGGCCACCCTGTAGCTGGCCTCTTCCATAAGAGGCTTCAGCTTCCTTTCCACCTCCATGTTTTTTTTCCAGTATCCCTGAGTCACCACGGTGATCACCACCTTGCTGCCGGAAGCTGCAACAACCACTGAGATTATAGTtttataatagtaaaaaaagaagaataatattTGCTGAATACACCAAAAGCATATATTGACATGTTTTaataaagaagaataagaatCTTGGAGTGTCTTGACATGTTCCCCACCTTCTGAAATGGCATGCAGTGCCGAGAtatcttttccctttttaaaaaaagaaaaaaaaggtctaATATAACTACATTAATCCATTGCTCCAGGTGTTGCAGATGCCAAATCCTACGTTCTCATAAGTCAGCTCCCTGCTGATGTGTACAGAAAGTATGTTGAGGATGCAAATACAACGCACCTGACTGGTTTCACTTTCGTCATGCTTAGTGTTGTATATTTAGCTGGTGGCAAAATTCCAGAAGGTATATTTGCTGGTTAAATTGTTTTATGTAGTGACACAGAAAGAAGGCAGAATATTTCTGTTGGAAAAAGGCCCATCTTTCTGCCAAATTCATGGTTAAAACTTTCATCTTTTGAAGACCCAGCCCATCTGCTTAGTGGACTCGCTCGCTTTATAGTGATCAGTGGGTTGTCTAGTAAAATGTGAAAGATCAGATTGTTACCATCACCTCATGAAGTTGGTGGCTTATGATTCTCACTTAAAATTTTGAGGGAAAAACTGCTATATGTTACTTCACTTCTTGTGATTTCCTAACATAATCGAGCTTACTCTTGTGGTGAAAGCATTGCAGAGAATCTTTGGCATCATTTGAGGCGAATGGGATTGTCTGATAGTGATGAAATCCATCCAGTTCTTGGAAACGTGAAACAGGCATTGGAGGCACTTGTCCAGCAAAGGTTAGAATTGTTTGATTGGgtggattttttatttggaaatcATGATAAGACCCccttattttaaacgattttaacATTTAGACCCTGGTTTTCAATTTGATAGATTTTTGAGGTCCGAGTTTGGGTTCAACATAAATGCAAAACTTCCAGCCACTTTTCTGTCAAATACAATTATgtccttaaaataataaaagaaaagagagaactgTGGAAAACCGACCTTCCAGACTTTCACGACTGTGGATGACAGCCCGTGACTAGACTCCTCCATGGCCATGGAGGTCTGATCTCCAGGGCCTCCAAGGCTGTGGCTGGTGGCTGTGGAGGTCATCGACAGCCATGGAGTTACCCAGCTGTGTGCTGTTCTCCATGGCCATGGAGGCTGTGGGGGTCGACCTCCATGGCACCCAGCCCACAGCTTCCACGGAGGACCTCcgtggttctttttttttttttttaaaaaaaatatatatgtgatgATGATTGTACTTTCATACGATTTCTGTCTCCTATTTGATGAAAAAGTGGACAGAAGTCTCGCATTTACGCTGAGGCCAAACACGGGTatcaaatctattaaattgGAAACTGGGGTCTTAATGTCAAAATCACCTAAAGCACATAGAGGACTTCTCCTGATTTTTCTTTAATTGGTCATTTATGGTGCCTTTAAATGATTCAGACCGACAGTTCACAGTTGTATTAATCCCAATTCTTGCTTTTATTTGCAGATATTTGCAAAAGGACAAGGTTAGTGGCCCTGAAGGTAATACCTTGTTCTATGAACTGGCTGAGAGAGCTTTAGATGGACCAGTCAATGAGAGGGTTAAAGAATACATATCtcaggtattgaaagcattaaGCAATCAAGAGTGTTTCACTAAGCAATGTTTATATTACATAATCAGTTCTGTTTGAAATGTATAAACTCTTTAATAAGTCATTGAGAATTTGGATTACTTCACAATTTTCGTTCAAAATTTGACATTTTTGGTAAACGGATGAATGTAGCTGCTAGTGGAGCTTTTCCACCTCATTGATATTCCAGAGTCTGCTCTTTACTGGACAAGGTTTTTGTGCCCATGTTCATCTGATCAGAAGTATCGGTGTGTAAAAAATATCTCCTGTTGAACCCCCGTTTGATAGTGGGGATGTTGTTGCATATTTGCAATTTGCATGGCTCTAGGTTGTAGTGGATATTGGACATGGGGACTAATCAATAGTTTCATAGGGTTGGTATAAAAAGGAACAAAGGATACTTCTGATGCTTTAGAAAACTTTGGTCAGATTGGTAATAACAAAAAAGCATGGAATTTGTTGGCTGCGTAGTTTTGATTTTTATGAGTTATCATAtaacttgataaaaaaaaatttagtcagATGATGAAAGATGTTTTGAGGTACATGTTTGTGAAGCTGGCACATGATAAATTGATTACTCCCTTATATAActtctgaaagaagaaaaagtggaTACTTATTTTGGGAAAAATCTCATCCAatgtcatttatatttttggtcaGGTATGGCTTTCTAAAGGTATTCTGTTTTGGCAGATTGTGAAGAAAGATGCCACCTCTGTGGATGTTGATTAGTGTTCTATCGCCCCGTCTTAGCTAATCCAATCGAGGTAGAATAtgattgtgttttttcttttctattttctttttttgactcTACTTAGGGAAACATGATGCTCATGAAATATGCTTTTGCCTTGCAGACCAAGGATTCTGGAGCTTGGGAATTGTGGTGAGTTGACTGGTAAATAGTAATATGGTGGAGTCCCTGCTTGATGTATATGCTTAGGATATTAAGCTAACAGTTGGCATGAGTCATCCGGCTTTTCCAATTCTTGTCGGATCAGAATTCCTTCCATGGACTGTATCTGATTTATGgccaatatttttcttttgcaaatcTAAGGCTCATATTTTCTCATGtcattttaaggaaaaaaagagaagaaagaaagaaaaagaaaaatattgattCCTTTTGAAGATGAGAGCTCAAATTATTGGGTGAAATGTGTTTCCCCTTTAGCTAATCCttgttaaagcattttctaaCAAAGCCATCAATCAAGCCTTGCCTCAGAATGTAGGCAAAAACGCATGGGATGCTCCAAGtaatttggttaattggtcTACTGTTTATGTGGAAAcacattatttatatttatacttATCTAATTGGACCTTACGTATTTTAGTTCTATTCCAGGCTTCCAGCTTTCATATAAGATCAAGCAGCTATAGAATGTTGCACAAATAAAGTCAAATGAATCATAGACCTATGCAGGACTTTGTAATATTACATTCTATATCGTTAATAATTAGAAGACAGTTAATAAATTGGTCGTTTGGGGTTTTAGGCTTGTATCGAATCGACTCTTAAAAGGACtaaaaattatcttaaaaaacTGAATAAGTTTTATTATCAAATTGATCATTTTATCGAACTTTTtacaaattatcatttttttttatgtagtctacaaaatataaaaaataaaaaatgaaagcaaaataataataaaaaaaaaaaaaaaaaacgaaagacTACTCCTCCCAAATAAGAGGAAATAATCGCCCACCCCTGCATGCAAACGGATCcgctccatttcaaatgaaatggagaggatccgtttCCGCCACCACTTTGAAGTAGAtttataattttgtaaaaatgccataaaaaaatggacaaaatcTGTACAAATTGAATAGAATGATCAATTTGATAACAAAACTTCCCACAGTGAGATTTaagataatttttgtataatttggtACAAACCTAAACCTCAAGGaccaatttaataatttttccaaaatataAAGAATGATAAGCTTTCCCACAATTAGAGGATATAAAATTAGGACTTTGGTCTATTAATAAGGAACTATTCACAAATGGATCGTCTAAGCTTTTCCAATGACAAATAAATTGTACTCTAAATCAATATAGACTAACCAGAAATGGATAACTACAGGATAGAGTAACATACTTCAGCTTCATCACAAGACATTCAACCCAACGAGCTCTTAATCAAGGGTGTGATGATTATCTGAAACAAAAAGAACTGGCACAGTAGATTCtgaagaaaaatgttttatggGAAAATTCAGCGCTAACGAAGAAAAGTTAGCGACATTCACTTCCGGGCAAACCCCGACTGGTGCTTGCATCCCCAATAGAGACTGTGGCGAGGGACTTGGAAGCCCATGCCCTGGCATTCATTGCTCCTTCCTGCAAATTGCTTCTCTTGCAAGGCTCCTTCAGAGAATTGAATAACTGTATTGCTCGCCTCAGATAGGCCAAAGGATGTTCCCACAAACTCCCTAATCTCACATTTCTAATGTGTCTTTGAGCACGTAAAAGTAGAGTTGGGAAAATGAAATATAACAATCTCAGAAGCACAAATGTGGTGGCCAAAGCCAAATACGTCTCCTGCCGAAGCAACTTCTCTGGAGATCTTGCCCATGAGAATGGGCAGCTTTCCTGCTCGGTGTTATCGTTCTTCTCAAGATTTGATGTACACCCAACTTTGTCCACAGGCAGTTGATCCAATGATGCAATCTTAATGCCTAAACACAACCATTCAATTCAATAAATATGGAAAAGAAGAAACTTGAATATGATTGTGCAATAAAACACATGGTTAGAAATGTAGGTATTCATTAAAAAGAACAGCAGAGTAAAAAATTTAGTGATGCATTACTCTGCACACTGATACAAATCAATAGTAGTAACAATCAAAGCATCCATGCCTACTCCTTCTACATGCAAGACTCCTATCTCCTTCTTATCCTCTCAAAGGTGTTGTGGTTTTTAAAACTACCATTGAATTTgggattgatcactattgaattttgatccaatggtgatttaaaaaccacatcacaTTTGGGGGATAAGAGGGGGACAGGAGTcttgcatatagcattactccttgATAACCCCCCTCCCCTGCTCAACTCTCTCTCCCATGCATGTGTGGATAAAATTTTTCCAACAAAGCAAGTGGGGTAATAAATAAGGAGAAACATTACAACTAATTGGCCAAATATAGAGGCACACCCAGCAACTTCATTACTGAAACGAAAAAACATCATAAGGAAAAATTTCAGAAAGGCAAGCAAAGCATGTCCAACAATCTATGAGATGCCAATTATTCTGAGTAAGGTGGACATATAAGAAATAACTTGTTTTTTTCCCCCTTCTTTTGGGTAAGGAAGTAACAATTTGTTTGCAaatgacaaacaaaaaaatcccTTCTCTTCAATAACTATAAGAATCAGGAGCTCATTATTGTTTTAACTTGCTCTCATCTACAACTAGCTGCATTAATTCATCATAGACAAATAAATTGAGAATCCAAAACAGAAGCCCATAATAACTTCCAAACTGAAATGGCTTACCAGTCTCATCACTATAGAAAGAAACGAGAGAACCAAAGGTCCGGGAGCCTTGATAACGAACACGCATTGTGGagttcaaaagaaaaagggtagGAAACCCATGAACTCCATACTTAGAAAGTATGCTGCAGGCACTAAACCAATGTTATTTCCAACTATCAATAAGATATAATTGCAAAATGCAAACATAAAAGAAAGTTGGTGGTATACAAACCTTGGCCTGATGGTCGATTCCTCAATAGCAAAATGGGGGATGGAGGGATAAAAAGAAGACATGATGGAAAATCTTGGTCTAAAAATCCTGGAGAAAGGGCACCAAGATGCATAGAAGAGCACGGCTACATATTCATGACTTTTCGTGTGAACCATATTTAGTGCCCTTTGCAGTGAAACCTCATCTCCCTTCACA
Coding sequences within:
- the LOC133870211 gene encoding uncharacterized protein LOC133870211, whose product is MASAGEDFSQFDISKEEKDKLVAEVIRYVLFKTHQNLGCPIKRDELTQLVTKNYRQRALPSLVINEAKEKLSSIFGYEMRELQRSRPSSANQGRSSQQSVADAKSYVLISQLPADVYRKYVEDANTTHLTGFTFVMLSVVYLAGGKIPEENLWHHLRRMGLSDSDEIHPVLGNVKQALEALVQQRYLQKDKVSGPEGNTLFYELAERALDGPVNERVKEYISQIVKKDATSVDVD
- the LOC133871201 gene encoding 5'-adenylylsulfate reductase-like 4; the protein is MGMRGWGTGIVVVLMWVRLTCAAEHSRASSPSTVCPAESVADSILGFRFRDWSCPLDGDSESLGLVAVTEGDEVSLQRALNMVHTKSHEYVAVLFYASWCPFSRIFRPRFSIMSSFYPSIPHFAIEESTIRPSILSKYGVHGFPTLFLLNSTMRVRYQGSRTFGSLVSFYSDETGIKIASLDQLPVDKVGCTSNLEKNDNTEQESCPFSWARSPEKLLRQETYLALATTFVLLRLLYFIFPTLLLRAQRHIRNVRLGSLWEHPLAYLRRAIQLFNSLKEPCKRSNLQEGAMNARAWASKSLATVSIGDASTSRGLPGSECR